The Rosa rugosa chromosome 3, drRosRugo1.1, whole genome shotgun sequence sequence AAGGACTTCCTTTCACTTGGTCAAATAAGCATTCTGATCAGTCTCTGATTTTTGAGCGTTTGGATAGAGTGGTGGCTAACCCACATTGGCTGAATTTATTCCCTTTTGCTActctagaaaatctccctatttctggaTCCGATCATGGACCTATTGTTTTGACTACTCTTCCTGTTAGGGTTATTAAGACTAATAGTCTCAAATTTGAAGCCATTTGGCAATCTCACCCGGAGTTTCCTGACTTAGTCAAGAAATTTTGGAGTCAGACTTTGGATTCCAACCCTATTAAGAATTTTAAGTGTATTTCTAAAGCTTTTTTGCTTTCACCTCAGTCATTGGAGCAAAGAACAGTTTGGGAACTTTAGGAATCAGTACTCTACTTTGGAGAAGGATATAGCCTTCTATCAGCTTCAATTTATGAACTATCCCAATTCTTATTTTTTAAGGAATAAAGTTCAGAGTTTGACAAATGCCCTCTTGGAGGTCCAGCAAAATGAGGAATTGTATTGGGCTCAGAGGGCCAAAGCTAACTGGCTTGCCCTTGGGGATAAGAATACAAAATTTTTCCATACCACTGCTACTattagaaaaaagagaaatcGTATTACAGGAATTAAAAATGACTTGCATGTGTGGCTTACTAACCATGATG is a genomic window containing:
- the LOC133738015 gene encoding uncharacterized protein LOC133738015 → MRNFIHFLNSINVCSLSAEGLPFTWSNKHSDQSLIFERLDRVVANPHWLNLFPFATLENLPISGSDHGPIVLTTLPVRVIKTNSLKFEAICHWSKEQFGNFRNQYSTLEKDIAFYQLQFMNYPNSYFLRNKVQSLTNALLEVQQNEELYWAQRAKANWLALGDKNTKFFHTTATIRKKRNRITGIKNDLHVWLTNHDDISYVFVQSFMNRYKSSRGNSLPDKDFLNSIDSIISDSDNLCLLRPVSEEEMQRAAFSIGGLNAPGPDGLNACFFHKNWDIIMNKHY